A DNA window from Capsicum annuum cultivar UCD-10X-F1 unplaced genomic scaffold, UCD10Xv1.1 ctg3574, whole genome shotgun sequence contains the following coding sequences:
- the LOC107857393 gene encoding RING-H2 finger protein ATL30-like isoform X1 → MIYGSRRTKITFLICFFPLAMSSSSVQNSSSQSSPPLPYSAPPSSLIITFIVFICIFLILFTIFFCRCFMQHLLQSWHITTTKNYKGLDKSIIKSFPIFIYSSVQDYECIDHWLKSNKTCPVCRASLDQTVQCTKHHHPSCTGSADDPMHGTINEDESSESTRNTETNNDNNNTNNDEKGSNSGAATMTMKRIERAELRENVEKFTRSRSTGHSIIIIRENEDRFTLRLPQHVKAKFMKGNNNNTMIKSCINLGEIKSKTTSGKFRFGELLKLSSFFDKL, encoded by the exons ATGATTTATGGATCTCGCAGAactaaaataacttttttgattTGCTTTTTTCCACTGGCAATGTCGAGTAGCTCCGTACAgaattcatcatcacaatcatcacCACCATTACCGTATTCTGCTCCACCATCATCATTAATTATCACATTTAtagtttttatatgtatttttcttattcttttcaccaTTTTCTTTTGTAGATGCTTCATGCAACATCTACTACAATCATGGCATATTACTACTACAAAAAATTATAAAGGTCTTGATAAATCAATTATTAAATCATTTCCAATATTCATTTATTCAAGTGTACAAGATTATG AATGTATTGACCATTGGCTTAAATCCAACAAGACATGCCCCGTATGCCGCGCAAGCCTCGATCAGACAGTCCAGTGCACTAAGCATCATCATCCATCGTGCACGGGGTCAGCAGATGATCCAATGCATGGCACGATCAACGAGGATGAGTCATCAGAAAGTACGCGCAACACAGAAACcaacaatgacaacaacaacaccaataatGATGAAAAAGGATCCAATAGTGGAGCGGCAACGATGACCATGAAGAGAATTGAGCGTGCTGAATTACGAGAGAATGTTGAAAAGTTTACGAGATCGCGATCCACGGGACACTCCATAATAATTATTAGGGAAAATGAAGATAGATTTACTTTGAGATTGCCTCAACATGTGAAGGCAAAATTTATGAAGGGGAATAACAATAACACAATGATCAAAAGTTGCATCAATTTGGGAGAAATCAAAAGCAAAACTACAAGTGGAAAGTTTAGGTTTGGTGAACTTTTAAAATTATCTAGTTTTTTTgacaaattatga
- the LOC107857393 gene encoding RING-H2 finger protein ATL30-like isoform X2, which translates to MIYGSRRTKITFLICFFPLAMSSSSVQNSSSQSSPPLPCFMQHLLQSWHITTTKNYKGLDKSIIKSFPIFIYSSVQDYGEGKFGIECAICLVEFVDKSLIRLLTCDHVFHQECIDHWLKSNKTCPVCRASLDQTVQCTKHHHPSCTGSADDPMHGTINEDESSESTRNTETNNDNNNTNNDEKGSNSGAATMTMKRIERAELRENVEKFTRSRSTGHSIIIIRENEDRFTLRLPQHVKAKFMKGNNNNTMIKSCINLGEIKSKTTSGKFRFGELLKLSSFFDKL; encoded by the exons ATGATTTATGGATCTCGCAGAactaaaataacttttttgattTGCTTTTTTCCACTGGCAATGTCGAGTAGCTCCGTACAgaattcatcatcacaatcatcacCACCATTACC ATGCTTCATGCAACATCTACTACAATCATGGCATATTACTACTACAAAAAATTATAAAGGTCTTGATAAATCAATTATTAAATCATTTCCAATATTCATTTATTCAAGTGTACAAGATTATGGTGAGGGTAAATTTGGAATTGAATGTGCTATTTGTTTAGTAGAATTTGTTGACAAAAGCTTGATTCGTTTGTTGACATGTGACCATGTTTTTCATCAAGAATGTATTGACCATTGGCTTAAATCCAACAAGACATGCCCCGTATGCCGCGCAAGCCTCGATCAGACAGTCCAGTGCACTAAGCATCATCATCCATCGTGCACGGGGTCAGCAGATGATCCAATGCATGGCACGATCAACGAGGATGAGTCATCAGAAAGTACGCGCAACACAGAAACcaacaatgacaacaacaacaccaataatGATGAAAAAGGATCCAATAGTGGAGCGGCAACGATGACCATGAAGAGAATTGAGCGTGCTGAATTACGAGAGAATGTTGAAAAGTTTACGAGATCGCGATCCACGGGACACTCCATAATAATTATTAGGGAAAATGAAGATAGATTTACTTTGAGATTGCCTCAACATGTGAAGGCAAAATTTATGAAGGGGAATAACAATAACACAATGATCAAAAGTTGCATCAATTTGGGAGAAATCAAAAGCAAAACTACAAGTGGAAAGTTTAGGTTTGGTGAACTTTTAAAATTATCTAGTTTTTTTgacaaattatga